The DNA window ctgcaacattcaagAATcatagagtcagaatttggcaactATAAATGAGCGAGTACATCCTTGATTCAATGGTTCAGCTGCTGGTGGAGTAATGGTGTGGGATGTTTTCTTGACGCACTTTGAGTATTGACGTTGACCATATCCACCCATTTGTGACCACAGTGAAACCCTCACTTCCAGCCGGATAATGGACATGCAGCAAAACTCAAaccatctcaaactggtttctaaCGGCGTGTTCGCTGTACGCAAATGTCTCATTTCAACTCAGTCTTACATCCGTTTGTTATATAGGCATGAAATTTTATCTCATCAATTCACACATaccaattttcattttttcccATGTTCCTCAACATAAATTTTAACCTATTGTATATTGTCTGCAATATCTTTCGTACTAATACATTCTCCCTCCTGAGTCCTGACGATCAAAACAATTGTATTTACATTGCACCATGAGCATGTACCACAAGTACTTTTGCAATTTATTCAAGATACATGAATATACATAAGTCTTCTGAGGCAGAGGAACACAAAAAAGAGGAAATTTGTGTCTGAACGTAAACTAATAGATCAAATTTTGTGACAAAATAACGAAAAGTGGCATACTTAAAAAATGATAACCCAGGCTCAATGGAGATATGTGCACAGGGCTAAATTTTTGAAAATCGTGAAATATGGGCCATCTTTAAAAAAACCAACTAGAAGGGAAAATCCATCGCGTCCATGTATATTTACCACAATTTGTACCATCCTTCGAACCATCCTTCGTTGGACTCGAATCCCACTCCGAAATAAAACGccatacatggtgagctactgagcaaactgaccacactaAACTAGACATCCATACTAAGATAAGTGGTCAGCTGTAGCTCGAAAAGGAAACAGAAATTATCAGCAGTGTGTGTATAACTCGCAATTACAACTTTTTACCTCAGAATTCTCACTTTACCACTCGCAATTGCGACTTTTTATCTCAAAATCCTGACTTAATAATTTGCATTTGCGAATGTTtacctcagaattctgactttataactcgcaattatGACCTTTTgcctcagaattctgactttacgaCTCGCAATTGCGACTTTTTATCTCAAAATCCTGACTTAATAATTTGCATTTGCGAATGTTtacctcagaattctgactttataactcgcaattatGACCTTTTgcctcagaattctgactttacgaCTCGCAATTGCGACTTTTTATCTCAAAATCCTGACTTAATAATTTGCATTTGCGAATGTTtacctcagaattctgactttataactcgcaattatGACCTTTTGCCTCAGAATTCTCACTTTACGACTCACAATTGCGACTTTTTATCTCAAAATCTTGACTTAATAACTTGCAATTGCGAatttttacctcagtattttgaCTTTACGACTCGCAATCGTCACTTTTtacctcagaattctgactttataattcaCAATTATCACTTTTtacctcagaattctgactttataactcacaattgcGACTTTTTACCCCAGAATTCTAACTTAATAACTCACAATTGCAAATTTTTACCtcagaattttgactttataactcacaatcgTGACTTTTtacctcagaattctgacttcataacTTAATTAGAATTAAAATATCACATCAAAACGATTATCTTTTACATCACTCATCTTTTATCTAATTGTGAAACTACTGAAAAACAAAGTACCATAAAAGCTAGTCAAGAATGCACTGCAAAGAAACATTTGATGGTAGCAAATCAAAAATAGGATATATTTATGCTTATTTTTGAACGATGGAGTATAAAAATCCTGTTTACAAAAAGTGCTGTGAAGAAGCCGCCATTAAAACAATGCTAGCTGCAGTCTCTGTCAGCAAATGTTTATTTGAATGTTCTGCTAATGACACTGAGTTTCATATTTCAGTAAATGAGAGCGACTGCAGTGAGAAACCCGATCCCTCATGAATCTGGCTGGCCAACTTGACTCTGTTCCAGTGTATTTGATGGTATAATGCTCCAGTAATCACATTTGACCAATTGGACATTAGCTCTGTTTATGAGAAGTGAATATCGACTTGAGCCGTACAAGCAAACTTTGGTAAATGTATACTGCACAGTCATTCTGCCTTTTTTGAGGCTCGTAACGCAATTTAGCCTCCATTTGCACATAAAGCCAATATTGTAAAGCTGACGGTTCCTCCAGATCTAACACTGCATGGCAAGccttaatatatattatacacaaatgaaattttctttttaacaaacattttagtgtgataaattaaaataagatattGAGTAATCATTGgattaataattttacattacaGTACAATTACTAAATTTCATGTCTAAATCTGCGTCCCCTCATTCAACTGTAattttgttttcatctgtaaCTCCTAACAAAATACATGATTCTGACGTTATAACTCACAATTGCGACTTTTTACCaaagaattctgacttcatagctttttgaaaaattaaaatatcACATCAGAGGGAATACTTTTTACATCGTTCATCGTTGAAACTACTGGAAAACGAAGTCGCAATCACGACTTTTTACCCCAGAATTGGCATTATAACTCGCAATCGCGACTTTTtacctcagaattctgactttataactcgcaatcgCGACTTTTTACCTCAGAATTGGCACTCTAACTCGCAATCACGACTTTTTACCTCAGAATtcagactttataactcgcaatccCGACTTTTTACCTCAGAATTCTGTCTATGACTCGCAATCCAACTTTTTACCTCAGAATTCGGAAATGCGAATTTTCACTTTGGAAATTGGATTTTATAAATCAATCTTGACTTTTTACCTtagaattttgactttataactgGTAATTGTGACTTTTTACCTCAGAATTACTTTATTACTCGCAATAGCAACTTTTTACCTCAGAATTTAGAAATGCTAATTTTTACTTTGAAAATTAGATTTTATAAATTAATCGTGACTTTTTACCTCAgatttctgactttataactcgcaattacTTTTTACCTCAGAATTCTTAATATAACTCGTAATTATGACTTTCTACCTCAGAACTCTTGACTTTACAACTCACAATCATGACTTTTTACCTCAGAATTCGGAATGTAAATTCGATTTTATAAATCAATCTTTACCTTTTACCTCAGAATTTTATCTTTATAATTTGCAACATTGACTTTTTACCTCAGAATTCGTACTTTATTACTCGCAATCGCAAACTTTTTACCTCAGAATTTAGAAATGCAAGTTTTTACCTTGAAAATTAGATTTTATAAATCAATCGTGACTTTTTACCTTAaatttctgactttataacttacAATTATGACTTTTTACCTCAGAATTCTGACTATAATTCGCAATTATGACTTTTTATCTCAGAATTCttactttataactcacaattacgactttttatctcagaattctgactttgttACTTGCAATCGCGACTTTTtacctcagaattctgactttgttACTTGCAATCGCGACTTTTtacctcagaattctgactttattactCGCAATCGCGACTTTTTACCTTGGAAATTGGATTTTATAAATCAATTATGCCTTTTTACCtcagaattttgactttataactcgcaatcgTGACTTTTTACCTCAGAAATCTGACGCTATCATTTGCAATTGTGACTTTTTACCTCTTAATTCATACTTTCTAACTCACAATTATCACTTTTATCTAAGAATTCTGACATTGTAACTCGCAGTTAAGACTTTTTACCTCAGAATTGTGACGTTTTGCAAGTGACTTACCTCATAAGTGTGATTATAACTCGCAATGACTGTTAACCTCAGAATTCTAACTTTATAATTCAGAAATGTGAGTTAATATCCCACAAAATTGGCTTACAGCTCGCAATTTCAAGAAGAAAAGTCGCAATaacctttttgtttttaattcagtAGCAGAAACAGGCTTCCAAACCTATCACAGCTGATTATGCACTTGAACTTAAATCCTTTTCTAGCCTTAATAACATCGCCAATATCGATCCGTAATCACAAGAAGCTCCAGCAAACAATTGCACCCTGTTCATCAGCATTACTCACTCCTCGCTAATCTCATTACGCTGTAAGATGAACTGTATAACGCAAAATGAAATATAGCTCAGCGCATCAGTAAGGCTGGTGTTTATAGTTTGAGCAGTAATGGCTCCATTCAAACCCACAGAGAAACAGTGCCATGCATTTTTAATCAGGTGGCTTTATAAAAGTCACCTTCTTCATTCTGAGGGACGGAAACTCAAACAGACTGACGGAGAGCGCAGAAGATGGTGATTTAATAACATTTGCTctacaatttaatttgtttttgtgtgtgtgtgtgtgtgtgtgtgtgtgcatgaacagAGCTACACAACACACTTCTCCAGAGTTGATTCAGAAAGTAAATTTGGTGCATGCCTGAAGGAGCATCAGATATCTAATGCATAGAAAGCATGAGAGCGAGGACGTTTCTCAGTGTTGCTCCCGTGTTTCTGGGCATCTCCTGCGCTGCGCTGAAAAACTGTGCGGAGATCCAGTGTGAGGAAGACCAGGAATGCTGCAATCCTCAGAACAGCAGCCAACAGAACGCCCAATGCTGTAAAGTGCACAGTTTTCTGGATAACCTGGACTGGCTGGTGCGCAGACTGTCGGGTCTGCTGATCCTGCTGCTGCTCTTCATTGTGGGATACTTCATCCAGCGGGTGGTGTGTCCCCGTCCCAGACGCCAGTCTCCAGAGGAGCCGTCTCTCCTGCACGGACACACATTATCCCAGGACTCGCTCTCAGGGGGATTCAGCTCTCCGGTTCTGCTGCTTCCGACTTATGAGGAGGTGAAAAATCTGCCCACATATGAGGAGATCATGATGGAAGGCAATGGAGACGCTCTGAACTCAAACGCAGGAGCGCTGCAGACGGCGAGAAGAGCCAGAAACTCTCTGTAAACTCCTGCcttttatattgtgtgtgttttcttagCACTATTGCATGCACAATGTGTGTTAGTAGCTGATGtgaatacagtgtgtgtgtctcAGATGCCAGATTTTTTCAGATTGTGAAACATGACAGTGGTTTCAATGGTTTTAAAGAGGCTGTGGCAAAAATCTGTAAGCTATTGGTTAACAGTAAGATCcttaaatggacagttcacccaaaaatttacatttaaagagtTAAACCACTTTTTTCCacacttttttgtatttttttttaagcgagatgctaatggtctaatctgattcaatgatctatgctaagctaagctaaaagtgcttcaatCCTCCAGATTTTCTGCTTCCGACATATGAGGAGGTGAAAAATCATGATGGAGACGCTCTGAACTCAAAGACAGGAGCGCTGCAGACGGCTAGAAGAGCCAGAAACTCTCTGTCATTATATATTGTGTCCTCTGTGTGAAGAGTTGATGTTTTAACAGACGTTTTGGCTCTATTATAAATAAGCACATATCTATAATAATATCTAATATCTTTAATACACTTTACAGATTCTATTGTTTCAGTGTAGCAGCTGTTTTGCATTCGGTTTGTTTCACAATGTGATTTCTAGCTCTATGCGTGCAGAAAAATGTGTTAATGGCTGATCTGAGTGCAGTGCGGGTTATAATTTTCACATGATTACAGTGCTTGAAATGCCACATTTTTTTAGGATTGTAAAACATGACAGTGATTTCAATGGTTTTAAAGAGGCTGTGGTAAAAATCTGTAAGCTATTGGTTAGCAGTAAGatccttaaagagatagttcacccaaaaattaacatttaaagagttttaccctttattccccacttttttgtatttttttctttttgagcgagatgctaatggtctaatctgattcaatgatttatgctaagctaagctaaaagtgcttcaatTCTCCAGTTTTTCTGCTTCCGACATATGAGGAGGTGAAAAATCATGATGGAGACGCTCTGAACTCAAACACAGGAGCGCTGCAGACGAGCCAGAAACTCTCTGTCATTATATATTGTGTCCTCTGTGTGACGAGTTGATGTTTTAACAGACGTTTTGGCTCTATTATAAATAAACGCAAATCTATAATGACATCTAATAtctataatacaatttaaaaattaaattgtttcAGTGTAGCAGCTGTTTTGCATTCGGTTTGTTTCACAATGTGATTTCTAGCTCTATGCGTGCAGAAAAATGTGTTAATGGCTGATCTGAGTGCAGTGCGGGTTATAATTTTCACATTATTACAGTGCTTGAAATGCCACATTTTTTTAGGATTGTAAAACATGACAGTGAtttcaatgtttttaaagagaCTGTGGTAAAAATCTGTAAGCTATTGGTTAGCAGTAagatccttaaagggatagttcacccaaaaattaacttttaaagatttttacctcttttttccacactttttttttttttttgagcgagatgctaatggtctaatctgaggCTGTGGTATTGACATGatgatatatattattatatatattttcttggCGCACTTTGGGTCCATTTGTACCAACTGAGCATGGTGTTAaccccacagcctacctgagtattgctgctgaccatgtccatccctttatgagcacagtgtctccatcttctgatggcagcaggataacgcagcatgtcataaagctcaatcatctcagactggtgaacatgacgatgagttcactgtactcaaatggcctccacagtcaccagagctcaatccaatagagcagctttgagatatggtggaacgggagattggcatcatgaatgtgcagccgacaaatctgcagcaactgtgtgatgctatcatgacaatatggagcaaaatctctgaggaatatttccagtagcttgttgaatctacaacaCGAAGgagtaaggcagttctgaaggcaaaaacgGGACCAaccaaggtgtacctaataaagtggccggtgagtgtagatgtTTCATCTCGTTTGTTGATGGTTTTGTTTGTAACTGGATAACAGAAGATGGATGTTAGGTGTAAACACGTCTCATTCACTCGATCACGAATGCAAGTATTGCTCTTTTAAAtctcaatttattaaaaaaaacaaaacaaatctcttCTGAAAGACACCAAGAGGTTGTTatagataaataaaacagaaCTAGACATGATGCATGttgacagtgtgtgtgtataaatcagTGTCTGTCCAGCCTGGATTTACCTGCACTAGATAAGAAAGTGTGTGTTTATCGCCGAACAGACACACTGCTTCTGACAGACGAGTTGGCTGCTCTTTCCCGCTCTTTAGCGAACTCCATTTCAATTTTAGCCTGGATCTTCTCCCAGTCCACCTCCACCTGGACACAAGAGGAAAAGTATACGAAAAGTATagtatatatatgaaaaatgtaCACAATTATTAGTGAATGAGAAGCATTCGGGAAACTAATCCTGTCTGAACAGTGTAAATGGACATGCGGGTGAACATACTCCCTCAGAGTACTGCAGGAATCTCTTGTTGGTCTCCTGTTTGCCAAAGTCCTGCAGGAACTTGTGTCTGTGAGCGAGCACCGTGTCCACGTGGGTTTTGTACTTGACTGCTAACTCCAGCGCCCTGCAGAGAGAAACACatgagcacaacacacacacacacatgcaggtctGTCACAATAGTCAACATATCGACTTAGCGtgcaacacatggacatgacttCAGTCATTTTTAGTGATGCAGTATATATCGTCCATCATGTCTACACAAAATAACATGTCTTAGTTGATTGTGCTGCTTCTGTCATCTCATCTGATCTCCACTGGAGGGATGAGCGAGTTCAGGGTTCAACCCTACAAACAATGCTTACTAACTACTGACAGCTTTAGCAGAAGGTGTCCAAATGAGCCCGGTTCTGAATCTGTGGTCCACTTCCAGACAAGTGACGATTCAGGAATAacattaaagccattttacaagCACATTTACATGCTGTTCTTGTTTCTTGAATgtgtttatgattgtttatatGCTGTTGTATAATCATTACATGAACACAGACATAAATTggtcttcaagagttcacatttagctgatgacTGATATTAAAGcgtgtttggcgtgctgtcctgggagagagcctcaagccctgggctccctcccgtctGTAaagtgagaggggagtttgagttcaGATAGGCCTTGAGAACTCCCCCACTTATTATATGGCTAATAGCGATGCTGATTAAGAGTTTATCAGTGGTGCCAATTTGGTTGGATCAATTCACTTCGTCTTGTTCATTTCGTCAATGGAAATGGCTTGAAATAAATAGACACTTGACAGTAACGTGATTGAATACATGTGAATGAACATGAATGAATAACCCAATGCAGCAGATTAAACAGTTACGAAAAGTTATATCGCTAACATTTGAtattcttttacattttaatctcGTCATAGACTAGTCAGCGCATCAAGGCGTGCACATTCAA is part of the Danio rerio strain Tuebingen ecotype United States chromosome 15, GRCz12tu, whole genome shotgun sequence genome and encodes:
- the c15h3orf80 gene encoding uncharacterized membrane protein C3orf80 homolog, yielding MRARTFLSVAPVFLGISCAALKNCAEIQCEEDQECCNPQNSSQQNAQCCKVHSFLDNLDWLVRRLSGLLILLLLFIVGYFIQRVVCPRPRRQSPEEPSLLHGHTLSQDSLSGGFSSPVLLLPTYEEVKNLPTYEEIMMEGNGDALNSNAGALQTARRARNSL